A genome region from Danio aesculapii chromosome 2, fDanAes4.1, whole genome shotgun sequence includes the following:
- the si:ch211-119o8.4 gene encoding somatostatin receptor type 3, translated as MPAIVNLLFNTVSTNTTISFSLVLPLVSILSLLVGVGGHLLMWLVLMRNPRRRSKPSSVLLLNLSFADLCALLTLPCVLLSASSQNWQLGGGVCVLLSFMTSLTAGVDIFSLAALSVLRYRIVAPSTRPPATPAQVAGTVAVIWLVSIAMALPKVTYIQFDGGCTWSVGRGHWLGFLVPAFLVYYVAPLLCIALHCGLIITHLYRCRGTLAADHRNKKATALLIGSTLVFAISWLPYYVLEFVNVLSPSLNSASPGPDPTAPSSASSTEVSLLWEVTSLSAILLICLAPCWNPPLYFLLSKPALRQLRGLLMHQHWRAATLLQHIVPKHAPTQPHSQPGSQHLPQHILPATHSQ; from the exons ATGCCTGCGATTGTGAATCTGCTCTTCAACACAGTCTCCACCAACACCACCATCTCCTTCTCTCTGGTGTTGCCTCTGGTCAGCATCCTCTCTCTGCTGGTGGGAGTCGGAGGTCACCTGCTCATGTGGTTGGTTTTGATGCGTAACCCTCGGCGTCGTTCAAAGCCCAGCTCGGTCCTCCTGTTAAACCTGAGTTTTGCTGATCTGTGCGCTCTGCTCACCCTGCCCTGTGTGCTACTGAGCGCCAGCTCTCAGAACTGGCAGCTGGGAGGAGGCGTTTGTGTGTTGTTGAGCTTCATGACCTCCCTGACCGCTGGAGTGGACATCTTCAGCCTGGCTGCGCTCTCTGTGCTGCGTTATCGAATAGTGGCTCCCTCGACACGGCCTCCAGCCACCCCTGCGCAGGT AGCTGGCACGGTTGCTGTTATCTGGCTGGTTTCCATCGCCATGGCCCTGCCTAAAGTCACATACATCCAGTTTGACGGTGGCTGCACGTGGTCAGTAGGACGCGGCCACTGGTTAGGCTTCCTTGTTCCTGCTTTTCTAGTGTATTACGTGGCTCCTCTCCTCTGCATCGCCCTGCACTGCGGACTCATCATCACACACCTCTACCGTTGCCGGGGCACTCTAGCCGCAGACCATCGCAACAAAAAAGCCACCGCCCTCCTCATCGGCTCCACACTGGTGTTTGCCATCAGCTGGCTGCCTTACTACGTGCTGGAGTTTGTCAACGTTTTATCACCCTCCCTCAATTCTGCAAGCCCCGGCCCCGATCCCACCGCCCCATCATCAGCGTCAAGCACGGAGGTGTCTCTGCTGTGGGAGGTGACCTCGCTGTCTGCCATTCTCCTGATTTGTCTGGCACCTTGCTGGAATCCACCACTCTACTTCCTGCTATCTAAACCGGCCCTGAGGCAGCTGAGAGGGCTGCTTATGCACCAGCACTGGAGAGCTGCTACCCTCCTGCAGCACATAGTGCCAAAACACGCTCCCACACAACCCCACTCACAGCCTGGGTCTCAACACCTTCCTCAGCACATACTACCAGCAACGCATTCACAATAA